From Afipia carboxidovorans OM5, one genomic window encodes:
- the folE gene encoding GTP cyclohydrolase I FolE has protein sequence MDAVIKPLRSKLDKTEVPAAEIDQAGVRPDQPRPTREEAESAVKTLLSYIGENPSREGLLDTPRRMVEAYDELFQGYHQCPAEVLNRTFGETAGYDDFVLIRDIEFHSHCEHHVMPFYGKAHIAYTPVDRVVGLSKIARLVDAFAHRLQTQEHLTAQIAAALDKVLQPRGVAVLLEAEHTCMSVRGIAKHGAKTVTSRFTGMFYDNPDEQNRFLHMVRGISAPFAGA, from the coding sequence ATGGATGCTGTTATCAAGCCGCTGCGCAGCAAGCTCGACAAGACTGAAGTCCCTGCCGCCGAAATCGATCAGGCCGGCGTCCGCCCGGACCAGCCGCGTCCCACGCGCGAGGAGGCCGAGAGCGCGGTCAAGACGTTGCTGTCCTATATCGGCGAGAACCCCTCCCGCGAGGGCCTGCTCGATACGCCGCGCCGCATGGTCGAGGCCTATGACGAGCTGTTTCAGGGGTATCACCAGTGCCCGGCCGAGGTGCTGAACCGCACCTTCGGCGAGACCGCGGGCTATGACGATTTCGTGCTGATCCGCGATATCGAATTTCACTCGCATTGCGAGCATCACGTCATGCCGTTCTACGGCAAGGCGCACATCGCCTATACGCCGGTGGACCGCGTGGTCGGCCTGTCGAAGATCGCGCGTCTCGTCGATGCGTTCGCGCATCGCCTGCAGACCCAAGAGCATCTCACCGCCCAGATCGCCGCGGCGCTCGACAAGGTGCTGCAGCCGCGCGGCGTTGCCGTGCTGCTCGAGGCCGAGCATACCTGCATGTCGGTGCGCGGCATCGCCAAGCACGGCGCCAAGACGGTGACGTCGCGCTTTACCGGAATGTTCTATGACAATCCGGATGAGCAGAACCGTTTTCTCCATATGGTGCGGGGCATTAGCGCGCCATTTGCAGGCGCTTGA
- a CDS encoding iron-sulfur cluster assembly scaffold protein, with protein MLNDIYNKKIIELAGNIPRLGRLPHPDASAMAHSKLCGSTVKIDLNMKDGVVTDFGHDVKACALGQASSSIMARHIVGSNAQELRELRETVTRMLKENGAPPTGKWADIAVLEPVRDYKARHASTLLTFEAVVDAINQIEAKQNAEPSSPATASAE; from the coding sequence ATGCTGAACGACATCTACAACAAGAAAATCATCGAGCTGGCCGGTAATATTCCGCGGCTCGGCCGCCTCCCCCATCCCGATGCGTCGGCGATGGCTCACTCCAAATTGTGCGGCTCGACCGTCAAGATCGACCTCAACATGAAGGACGGCGTCGTGACCGATTTCGGTCACGATGTGAAAGCCTGCGCGCTCGGCCAGGCCTCGTCCTCGATCATGGCGCGCCATATCGTCGGCTCGAACGCCCAGGAATTGCGAGAGCTGCGCGAGACCGTCACCAGGATGCTGAAGGAAAACGGCGCCCCGCCGACCGGCAAATGGGCCGACATCGCGGTGCTGGAGCCCGTGCGTGACTACAAGGCCCGCCATGCCTCGACGCTGCTGACCTTCGAGGCCGTGGTCGATGCGATCAATCAGATCGAGGCGAAGCAAAACGCCGAGCCATCCAGCCCTGCCACCGCTTCAGCCGAGTAA
- the yidD gene encoding membrane protein insertion efficiency factor YidD has translation MHSDHSHCPACEAARNAPRKAGRGLIWLYRATFSPLIGFNCRHVPTCSAYGDEAIGRFGLWAGGWMTLARLLRCHPWGTSGLDFVPKQKPPRSRWYLPWRYGRWCGVNDKSD, from the coding sequence ATGCATTCCGATCACTCTCACTGTCCCGCATGTGAAGCGGCTCGCAACGCGCCCCGCAAGGCCGGGCGCGGCCTGATCTGGCTTTATCGCGCGACGTTCTCGCCGCTGATCGGATTCAACTGCCGTCATGTTCCGACCTGCTCTGCCTATGGCGACGAAGCGATCGGACGTTTCGGATTATGGGCGGGCGGATGGATGACACTCGCCCGGCTGTTGCGATGTCACCCCTGGGGCACGTCGGGCCTCGATTTCGTGCCGAAGCAAAAGCCTCCACGCTCCCGCTGGTACCTGCCGTGGCGTTATGGCCGCTGGTGCGGCGTCAACGACAAGAGCGACTGA
- a CDS encoding (2Fe-2S)-binding protein: MTDITPKPGASSGPDRRTILQTLGAAGVAATWQGNVRAENARAEAATPPSLPVPNDYVEVEMRVNKQPVSMRIDPRTTLLDFLREHMHLTGTKKGCDHGQCGACTVHVNGRRVNSCLSFAATHQGEEITTIEGLGEPEHLHEMQAAFVEHDGYQCGYCTSGQIMSAVALLHEPCGPTNADVRELMSGNICRCGAYNNIVAAIQQVRQGT; encoded by the coding sequence ATGACGGACATCACCCCCAAACCGGGCGCATCATCCGGCCCGGATCGCCGCACCATTTTGCAAACATTAGGCGCCGCTGGCGTCGCAGCCACATGGCAAGGCAACGTGCGCGCCGAGAATGCGCGCGCCGAGGCGGCCACGCCTCCCTCCCTACCTGTGCCGAACGATTACGTCGAGGTCGAGATGCGGGTGAACAAACAGCCCGTCTCGATGCGGATCGATCCGCGGACCACGCTGCTCGATTTCCTGCGCGAGCACATGCATCTCACCGGCACCAAGAAGGGCTGCGATCACGGCCAGTGCGGCGCGTGCACCGTTCACGTCAACGGCCGCCGCGTCAATTCGTGTCTCTCCTTCGCCGCCACACATCAGGGCGAGGAGATCACCACCATCGAAGGCCTCGGCGAGCCCGAGCATCTGCATGAGATGCAGGCGGCCTTCGTCGAGCACGACGGCTATCAGTGCGGCTACTGCACGTCGGGGCAGATCATGTCGGCGGTCGCGCTGTTGCATGAGCCGTGCGGACCGACCAATGCCGACGTGCGCGAACTGATGAGTGGCAACATCTGCCGCTGCGGCGCCTACAACAATATCGTTGCCGCGATCCAGCAAGTGCGTCAGGGCACATAG
- a CDS encoding FAD binding domain-containing protein, whose translation MDVFQIQNPKDIDAAVSGGATANTAQQGANVRFLAGGTTLVDLMKLNVERPQKLIDINRLPLDKIEALPDGGLRIGATVRNSDLANDARVQRDYPVLSQALLSGASAQLRNMATTGGNLLQRTRCVYFRDQDMPCNKREPGSGCAAIGGFNRNLAILGTSDQCIATNPSDMNVALMALDATIHILGPEGRRAVPIADFFLLPGDTPDKENVLQPGDLITHVTLPALPTGAKSLYLKLRDRASYEFALASAAIVLVREGNAISEVRFAMGGVGTRPWRVKDAEDHLRGARMDKAAFQTAAELFLKDAKPQSGNGFKIELAKRCLVHSLQSASQLA comes from the coding sequence ATGGACGTCTTCCAGATTCAGAACCCGAAAGACATCGACGCGGCCGTCTCGGGCGGCGCGACGGCAAACACCGCGCAGCAAGGCGCCAACGTTCGCTTTCTCGCGGGTGGCACCACGCTCGTCGACCTGATGAAGCTCAACGTCGAACGCCCACAGAAGCTGATCGACATCAACCGCCTGCCACTCGACAAGATCGAAGCCCTCCCCGACGGCGGCTTGCGCATCGGCGCAACGGTGCGCAATTCCGATCTCGCCAACGATGCGCGCGTGCAACGCGACTATCCGGTGCTGTCGCAGGCACTGCTGTCAGGCGCGTCGGCACAGCTGCGCAACATGGCGACCACGGGAGGCAACCTGTTGCAGCGAACACGCTGCGTCTATTTCCGCGATCAGGATATGCCTTGCAACAAGCGCGAGCCCGGCTCCGGCTGCGCGGCGATCGGCGGCTTCAACCGCAATCTCGCCATTCTCGGTACCAGCGATCAGTGCATCGCGACCAACCCGTCCGACATGAACGTGGCGCTGATGGCGCTCGATGCCACCATCCACATTCTCGGACCCGAAGGCCGGCGCGCGGTGCCGATTGCGGACTTCTTTCTCCTGCCGGGAGATACGCCGGACAAGGAGAACGTGCTGCAGCCCGGCGACCTCATCACTCACGTCACGCTGCCGGCGCTGCCGACGGGCGCGAAATCGCTCTACCTCAAACTGCGCGACCGCGCGTCGTATGAATTCGCACTCGCGTCCGCCGCCATCGTGTTGGTCCGCGAGGGCAACGCCATCAGCGAGGTCCGCTTCGCCATGGGTGGCGTCGGCACGCGGCCGTGGCGCGTGAAGGACGCGGAAGACCACCTGCGTGGTGCCAGGATGGACAAGGCCGCGTTTCAGACCGCTGCGGAGCTATTCCTGAAAGACGCCAAGCCGCAAAGCGGCAACGGCTTCAAGATCGAGCTCGCGAAACGTTGCCTCGTCCATTCGCTGCAATCCGCCTCACAGCTCGCCTGA
- a CDS encoding xanthine dehydrogenase family protein molybdopterin-binding subunit yields MNYMDRNGKMIGGPVNRIEGPKKVSGRAVYTSDHHFPGMLYAVPVPSTIASGTITTLDTSEAEKMPGVRLVLHADNMMKLYRVSNPKIMIDEKRPPFADKEVRYYGQYVAAIVADTFEQASAAANAIKVSYAAKPFDVSEHLESNKLKAESERGNVEQAFASAPVKIDETYITPTETHVAIELHATLATYEHGAFTIYEASQAVVNAQAVAMAGLGEPKENMRIVSRFIGSGFGSKLWPWPHFFVAAAAAKQLGKPVKLVLSRKMNFQSAGHRPITQQHMQLAATQDGKLVSVNHDYLNHTSVSDNYHENCGEATPFLYSVPNLRVRTALVKRNVGTPTSMRGPGAVPGLFALESAMDELAIKLKMDPVQFRLINEPKVDESSNLPFSSRHMVECLKTGADKFGWSKRTPGVGSMTRDGKILGWGMAACSWPAFRMPTEAAVELKSDGTVRAVCATQDIGTGTYTVIAQLVSEETGIPLDRIEVVLGDTDLPPGPFSGGSAATASVIPAVLQAVRQAKKAAIDLAIKTENSPLLNRKAGEVEFVGGAIGAGSERIAFDRAIEMAGSASVSGHGKSPGGFNDPLKKKYSLHSFGAHFVEVSWQPEIARLRVERVVTVIDGGRVINRKTAANQIEGAVVMGVGMALFEHTWYDPRNGAPINSNLADYVVATHADSPEIDVTFLDHPDTIFNELGARGLGEIGLAGVAAAITNATYHASGVRVRKLPAMIEDLLAV; encoded by the coding sequence ATGAATTACATGGATCGCAACGGCAAGATGATCGGCGGCCCCGTCAACCGTATCGAGGGGCCGAAGAAGGTGAGCGGCCGCGCCGTCTATACGTCCGACCATCATTTCCCCGGCATGCTCTATGCCGTACCGGTGCCAAGCACCATCGCAAGCGGCACCATCACCACGCTCGACACTTCCGAGGCGGAGAAGATGCCGGGCGTGCGTCTCGTGCTGCACGCCGACAATATGATGAAGCTCTATCGCGTCTCGAATCCGAAAATCATGATCGACGAGAAGCGCCCGCCGTTCGCCGACAAGGAAGTGCGCTATTACGGCCAGTATGTCGCCGCCATTGTGGCCGACACGTTCGAGCAGGCGAGCGCCGCCGCAAACGCCATCAAGGTGAGTTACGCCGCAAAGCCGTTCGACGTCAGCGAACATCTCGAGTCGAACAAGCTCAAAGCGGAAAGCGAGCGCGGCAACGTGGAGCAGGCATTCGCCTCAGCCCCGGTGAAGATCGACGAGACCTACATCACGCCGACCGAAACCCATGTCGCGATCGAACTGCACGCCACGCTTGCAACCTACGAGCACGGCGCCTTTACGATCTACGAGGCCAGCCAGGCGGTGGTGAATGCGCAGGCGGTGGCGATGGCGGGCCTCGGCGAGCCGAAGGAAAACATGCGCATCGTCTCGCGCTTCATCGGCTCGGGCTTCGGCAGCAAGCTCTGGCCGTGGCCGCATTTCTTCGTGGCAGCGGCAGCCGCAAAACAACTCGGCAAGCCAGTGAAACTTGTGCTCAGCCGCAAGATGAACTTCCAGTCGGCCGGGCATCGGCCGATCACGCAGCAGCACATGCAATTGGCAGCGACGCAGGACGGCAAGCTCGTCAGCGTCAACCACGATTATCTCAACCATACTTCGGTGTCGGACAATTATCACGAGAACTGCGGCGAGGCGACGCCGTTCCTCTACTCGGTGCCGAACCTGCGGGTGCGCACCGCGCTGGTGAAGCGCAACGTCGGCACGCCGACCTCGATGCGCGGCCCCGGCGCCGTGCCCGGCCTGTTCGCGCTCGAATCCGCGATGGACGAACTTGCGATCAAGCTCAAGATGGACCCGGTGCAATTCCGCCTCATCAACGAGCCGAAGGTCGACGAGAGCAGCAACCTGCCCTTCTCCTCGCGCCACATGGTGGAATGCCTCAAGACCGGCGCGGACAAATTCGGCTGGAGCAAACGCACGCCGGGCGTCGGCTCGATGACGCGCGACGGCAAAATTCTCGGCTGGGGCATGGCCGCCTGCTCGTGGCCTGCATTTCGGATGCCGACCGAAGCCGCAGTCGAACTGAAGTCGGACGGCACCGTGCGCGCCGTCTGCGCAACGCAGGATATCGGTACCGGCACCTACACCGTGATCGCCCAACTCGTCAGCGAGGAGACCGGCATCCCCCTCGACAGAATCGAGGTCGTGCTTGGCGACACCGATCTGCCGCCGGGTCCGTTCTCGGGTGGCTCCGCTGCCACAGCGTCTGTCATCCCGGCAGTGTTGCAGGCGGTGCGTCAGGCGAAGAAAGCCGCAATCGATCTTGCGATCAAAACCGAGAACTCGCCGCTTCTGAACCGCAAGGCGGGTGAAGTAGAATTCGTCGGCGGCGCGATTGGCGCAGGGAGCGAGCGGATCGCGTTCGATCGTGCCATCGAAATGGCAGGCTCTGCTTCCGTCTCCGGCCACGGCAAGAGTCCGGGCGGCTTCAATGATCCGCTGAAGAAGAAGTATTCGCTGCATTCCTTCGGCGCGCATTTCGTCGAGGTGAGCTGGCAGCCGGAGATCGCACGGCTCCGCGTCGAGCGTGTTGTCACCGTGATCGACGGCGGCCGCGTCATCAACCGCAAGACCGCCGCCAACCAGATCGAGGGCGCGGTGGTGATGGGCGTCGGCATGGCGCTGTTCGAGCACACCTGGTACGACCCGCGGAACGGCGCGCCGATCAACAGCAACCTCGCCGACTATGTGGTCGCGACCCACGCCGACTCACCGGAGATCGACGTCACCTTCCTCGATCACCCCGATACGATTTTCAACGAACTCGGGGCGCGCGGGTTGGGAGAAATCGGCCTCGCCGGCGTCGCCGCCGCCATCACCAATGCGACCTATCACGCCAGCGGCGTGCGCGTGCGCAAGCTGCCTGCGATGATCGAGGATCTGCTGGCTGTCTGA
- the thrS gene encoding threonine--tRNA ligase codes for MSEDTPAPGFQFGLANLKAVEHAAKVTITFPDGAKREFPKGISGFEIARGISPSLAKRTVAMALDGVVSDLADPIEQDATLELINRDDPRALELIRHDCAHVLAEAVQTLWPGTQVTIGPVIENGFYYDFFRNEPFTPEDFAAIEKKMREIIARDAPFTKEVWTRDDTKKVFADKGEAFKVELVDAIPADQSIKIYKQGEWFDLCRGPHMTSTGKIGNAFKLMKVAGAYWRGDSNNPMLTRIYGTAFANQQALDAYLKQLEEAEKRDHRRLGREMDLFHFQEEGPGVVFWHAKGWTVFQEIIAYMRRRLAADYDEVNAPQMLDKSLWETSGHWEWYRENMFAAQSAGDEAEDKRWFAIKPMNCPGHVLIFKHGLKSYRELPIRLAEFGVVHRYEPSGAMHGLMRVRGFTQDDAHIFCTEQQLAEECLKINDLILSTYADFGFEGELTVKLSTRPDKRVGSDAAWDHAESVMTTVLEQIKAKSGNRITTSINPGEGAFYGPKFEYVLRDAIGREWQCGTTQVDFNLPERFGAFYIDEHSNKVAPVMVHRAICGSLERFAGILIEHYAGHFPLWLAPVQAVITTITSDGDDYAREVFEACRAAGLRVDIDLRNEKINYKVREHSLAKVPALLVVGKKEAETRAVSIRRLGKEGSSVVPLDEALKALTTEAIPPDVKRVKGLA; via the coding sequence ATGTCTGAAGATACGCCCGCACCCGGATTCCAGTTCGGCCTCGCCAACCTCAAAGCAGTCGAACACGCGGCGAAAGTCACCATCACCTTCCCCGACGGCGCCAAGCGCGAATTTCCCAAAGGCATCTCCGGCTTCGAGATCGCCAGGGGCATCTCGCCCTCGCTTGCCAAGCGCACCGTGGCCATGGCGCTCGACGGCGTCGTCTCCGACCTCGCCGATCCGATCGAGCAGGATGCCACGCTTGAACTCATCAACCGCGACGACCCGCGCGCACTGGAGCTGATCCGGCACGACTGCGCGCACGTGCTCGCCGAAGCCGTGCAGACGCTGTGGCCCGGCACGCAGGTGACGATCGGCCCCGTGATCGAGAACGGCTTCTATTACGACTTCTTCCGCAACGAGCCGTTCACGCCGGAAGACTTCGCCGCCATCGAGAAGAAGATGCGCGAGATCATTGCTCGCGATGCCCCCTTTACCAAGGAAGTGTGGACGCGCGACGACACCAAGAAAGTGTTCGCCGACAAGGGCGAGGCCTTCAAGGTCGAGCTCGTCGATGCGATCCCGGCGGACCAGTCGATCAAGATCTACAAGCAGGGCGAGTGGTTCGACCTATGCCGCGGCCCGCACATGACCTCAACCGGCAAGATCGGCAACGCCTTCAAGCTGATGAAGGTCGCGGGTGCATACTGGCGCGGCGACAGCAACAATCCGATGCTGACGCGCATCTACGGTACGGCGTTCGCCAACCAGCAGGCGCTCGACGCCTACCTCAAGCAGCTTGAGGAAGCCGAGAAGCGCGACCATCGTCGCTTGGGGCGCGAGATGGACCTCTTCCACTTCCAGGAGGAAGGCCCCGGCGTCGTGTTCTGGCACGCCAAGGGCTGGACGGTGTTCCAGGAGATCATCGCCTATATGCGCCGCCGCCTCGCCGCTGATTACGACGAGGTCAACGCGCCGCAGATGCTCGACAAGTCGCTGTGGGAGACCTCCGGGCACTGGGAGTGGTATCGCGAAAACATGTTCGCGGCGCAGTCCGCCGGCGACGAAGCCGAGGACAAGCGCTGGTTCGCGATCAAGCCGATGAACTGCCCCGGCCATGTCCTGATCTTCAAGCACGGGCTGAAGAGCTATCGCGAACTGCCGATCCGCCTTGCCGAGTTCGGCGTCGTGCATCGCTATGAGCCGTCAGGCGCGATGCACGGTCTGATGCGCGTGCGCGGCTTCACGCAGGACGATGCGCACATCTTCTGCACCGAGCAGCAGCTCGCCGAGGAATGCCTCAAGATCAACGACCTGATCCTCTCGACCTACGCCGATTTCGGCTTCGAAGGCGAGCTCACGGTCAAGCTCTCCACCCGCCCCGACAAGCGCGTCGGCTCGGATGCCGCGTGGGATCACGCCGAGAGCGTGATGACGACCGTGCTGGAGCAGATCAAGGCAAAGTCCGGCAATCGCATCACCACCTCGATCAATCCCGGTGAAGGCGCCTTCTACGGGCCGAAATTCGAATACGTGCTGCGCGACGCCATCGGCCGCGAATGGCAGTGCGGCACCACGCAGGTCGACTTCAACCTGCCGGAGCGGTTCGGCGCGTTCTACATCGACGAGCATTCCAACAAGGTCGCGCCGGTGATGGTCCATCGCGCGATCTGCGGCTCGCTCGAGCGTTTTGCCGGCATCCTGATCGAGCATTATGCCGGGCACTTCCCGCTCTGGCTCGCGCCGGTGCAGGCCGTTATCACCACCATCACGTCGGATGGTGACGATTACGCTCGCGAGGTGTTCGAGGCCTGCCGTGCCGCGGGGTTGCGTGTCGATATCGATCTTCGCAACGAGAAGATCAACTACAAGGTGCGCGAACATTCGCTGGCAAAGGTCCCCGCCCTGCTCGTCGTTGGCAAGAAGGAAGCCGAGACGCGCGCGGTCTCGATCCGCCGCCTCGGCAAGGAAGGCTCGAGCGTGGTGCCGCTCGATGAAGCGCTGAAGGCCCTCACCACGGAAGCAATTCCGCCGGACGTGAAGCGCGTGAAGGGCCTTGCTTAG
- a CDS encoding nitroreductase family protein: protein MPDALELLKTRRSLKPMEMTGPGPNAAELDTILTIGSRVPDHGKLSPWRFIVFEGDGRDRAGEIFAKLFAQKNPKATPDQVDKERTRFSQAPLVIAVVSKTVEHFKVPAWEQELSAGASAMNIVHAATALGYVCDWVTGWMAFDRDAMDALGLAPNEKIAGFIHIGKPTRTIEDRPRPPLDQIVTRF from the coding sequence ATGCCCGACGCACTTGAACTTTTGAAAACCCGCCGTTCGCTCAAGCCCATGGAGATGACGGGCCCCGGCCCCAATGCCGCCGAACTCGACACCATTCTCACCATCGGCTCACGCGTGCCAGATCACGGCAAGCTGTCGCCCTGGCGCTTTATCGTATTCGAGGGCGACGGCCGCGATCGCGCGGGCGAAATTTTCGCAAAACTGTTCGCGCAGAAGAATCCGAAGGCGACGCCGGACCAGGTCGACAAGGAACGTACGCGGTTCTCGCAGGCCCCGCTCGTGATCGCGGTTGTGAGCAAGACTGTCGAGCACTTCAAGGTGCCCGCGTGGGAGCAGGAATTGTCGGCCGGCGCGAGCGCGATGAACATCGTTCACGCCGCGACTGCGCTCGGCTACGTCTGCGACTGGGTCACGGGCTGGATGGCCTTCGACCGCGATGCGATGGATGCGCTTGGCCTTGCGCCGAATGAAAAGATCGCGGGCTTCATCCATATCGGCAAGCCGACACGGACGATCGAGGATCGCCCGCGTCCACCGCTCGATCAGATCGTCACGCGGTTCTAA
- a CDS encoding patatin-like phospholipase family protein — protein sequence MLEVLKGISDRLVPEEKSEPAAPSPRPRPKIGLALGGGAARGFAHIGILRTLLANNIVPDIIAGTSIGAVVGGSYAAGHLDALEEWARHLGPRSVFGYLDLRLNGSGLIGGDKLAAQLSATFGHTSIESLPLKYAAVATEVKTGHEIWLTHGRLVDAMRASYALPGIFASVLIGDRWLVDGALVNPVPVSAARALGAEIVIACNVSTDITGHGTIISHGTPEEQQESEPAPEKKRFGFFSAERTMKREFFGTPDRPGISTVMVDAFNIMQDRITRARLAGDPPDVLISPRVGRIGWFDFHRAEECIALGARAAERAVESVQDAITMLAPDAAIAPADVSVPPGTAQT from the coding sequence TTGCTCGAAGTTCTGAAAGGAATCAGCGACAGGCTCGTGCCCGAGGAGAAAAGCGAGCCTGCTGCTCCCTCTCCCCGGCCGCGGCCAAAGATCGGCCTCGCGCTCGGCGGCGGTGCCGCGCGCGGTTTCGCCCATATCGGAATTCTCCGCACCCTGCTCGCCAACAACATCGTGCCGGACATCATCGCCGGCACCTCGATCGGAGCGGTGGTCGGCGGCTCCTACGCAGCCGGGCATCTCGACGCTCTCGAAGAATGGGCGCGCCATCTCGGCCCGCGCAGCGTGTTCGGCTATCTTGATCTTCGTCTCAACGGCTCGGGCCTGATCGGCGGCGACAAGCTCGCCGCGCAGCTCAGCGCGACCTTCGGCCACACCAGCATCGAGTCGCTGCCGCTGAAATATGCGGCCGTCGCCACCGAGGTGAAGACCGGTCACGAAATCTGGCTCACGCATGGACGACTCGTCGATGCGATGCGTGCCTCCTACGCGCTGCCGGGCATTTTCGCATCCGTGCTGATCGGTGACCGCTGGCTCGTCGATGGCGCGCTCGTCAATCCGGTGCCAGTGTCGGCGGCGCGGGCACTCGGTGCGGAAATCGTGATCGCCTGCAACGTCTCCACCGATATCACCGGCCACGGCACCATCATCTCGCATGGCACGCCGGAGGAGCAGCAGGAGTCCGAGCCTGCGCCGGAAAAGAAGCGGTTCGGATTCTTCTCCGCCGAGCGGACGATGAAGCGCGAATTCTTCGGCACGCCGGACCGCCCCGGCATTTCCACCGTGATGGTGGATGCTTTCAACATCATGCAGGATCGCATTACGCGCGCACGCCTCGCGGGCGATCCGCCGGACGTGCTGATCTCGCCGCGCGTCGGGCGGATCGGCTGGTTCGATTTCCATCGCGCGGAGGAATGTATCGCACTCGGCGCGCGTGCAGCCGAGCGCGCCGTCGAATCGGTTCAGGACGCCATCACCATGCTGGCGCCGGATGCGGCTATCGCCCCGGCGGACGTCAGCGTGCCGCCCGGCACCGCGCAGACATGA
- a CDS encoding CBS domain-containing protein encodes MTVQAVLGTKGFEVISIHSDATLSEAIALLSSRHIGAVLVMKDHHIEGILSERDVVRVLAKRGAEALQEPVGDVMTRKVVTCRRADTAASIMEKMTNGKFRHLPVVENDRVVGLISIGDIVKWRVKEFEHEQEVLRDYIKTA; translated from the coding sequence ATGACGGTTCAGGCAGTTCTCGGTACCAAGGGGTTCGAGGTCATCAGCATCCACTCGGATGCGACTCTCTCCGAGGCCATCGCACTTTTGAGCTCGCGGCATATCGGCGCAGTCCTGGTGATGAAAGACCACCACATCGAAGGCATCCTGTCCGAGCGTGACGTCGTGCGCGTCCTCGCCAAGCGCGGCGCAGAGGCACTCCAGGAGCCGGTCGGTGATGTGATGACGCGCAAGGTCGTGACCTGCAGGCGCGCCGATACCGCCGCCTCGATCATGGAAAAGATGACGAACGGCAAATTCCGCCATCTGCCGGTGGTGGAGAACGATCGCGTCGTCGGCCTGATCTCGATCGGCGATATCGTGAAGTGGCGCGTCAAGGAGTTCGAGCACGAGCAGGAAGTGCTGCGCGACTACATCAAGACCGCCTGA
- a CDS encoding rhomboid family intramembrane serine protease: MTLLLVVLFGIHALRALLPAEIDQEIIWTFGFVPARYEATLMAEQIPGGIGAGVWSFVTYSLLHADLTHIGFNMLWMLPFGSAVARRFGGMRFFLFFAVASIAGAIVHLLTHVGELAPMIGASAAVSGTMAASLRFAFQRGSFLSFGRSHDADEAARIPALPLSQALRNGRVLAFLGIWFVLDLMTGLGAIEIGLESQQSIAWQAHVGGFLAGLLLFSLFDPVPRANADSANLSSAEFPSGENPPSRDV; encoded by the coding sequence ATGACGCTTCTGCTGGTCGTTCTGTTCGGGATTCACGCGCTGCGTGCCTTGCTGCCGGCCGAGATCGATCAGGAAATTATCTGGACGTTCGGCTTCGTGCCCGCGCGCTACGAGGCGACGCTAATGGCCGAGCAGATTCCGGGCGGGATCGGCGCCGGGGTCTGGAGCTTCGTCACCTATTCGCTGCTGCATGCCGATCTCACCCATATCGGTTTCAACATGCTGTGGATGCTGCCGTTTGGCAGCGCGGTGGCGCGTCGCTTCGGTGGCATGCGGTTCTTCCTGTTCTTCGCTGTGGCCTCGATTGCGGGTGCGATCGTGCATCTGCTGACGCATGTCGGCGAACTCGCGCCGATGATCGGCGCGTCGGCCGCGGTGTCCGGCACCATGGCGGCGTCGCTGCGCTTTGCGTTTCAGCGCGGCAGCTTCCTGTCATTTGGTCGCAGCCACGATGCCGATGAGGCTGCACGCATTCCGGCGTTGCCCCTGTCGCAGGCGCTACGCAACGGCCGCGTGCTCGCCTTTCTCGGAATCTGGTTCGTGCTCGACCTCATGACCGGCCTCGGCGCGATTGAAATCGGCCTGGAGTCGCAACAAAGTATCGCATGGCAAGCGCATGTCGGCGGGTTCCTTGCGGGACTTCTGCTGTTCTCGCTGTTCGATCCCGTCCCGCGCGCCAACGCCGATTCGGCAAACTTATCGTCCGCCGAGTTTCCTTCAGGCGAAAACCCGCCGTCGCGCGACGTCTGA